The genomic segment CTTAAAAGGCTATGTGTTCTTCTTAGGATGAATACAGTACATATATGTGAGGGAACCTTGAAAAATAAAGGGATTGCTCCTGCACCGCACATCTCCGCTCCGACGCTCTGTCCTAGCCTCCGTACTGAGTTGGGTGAGCACTTAGCAAAACAAGATGGAGAATATATGCTATAGCAAAACAAAATGAAGAATATGTACCATATTCCATGGCCCATACGTTAGGCCCAATAGtaagttttctttttctcttttcaattaaacatttatatacatattgcatatatgtgatatattctTGAtgaagtatatatatttttatcacatataaataatatttattataatatatattacacgCAATAGTATATTATGCATCATAATAGTCAATTCTTAggcataatatatatatgtgtgtttaatatATATACCTGATAcataatcttaaaatatattttattaaataaacataataattattataataagaagtgtatatatattattaaattatcAAGTTCCATTTCaaattgttctttttttttttgaaaaagaagcCACACCTCAACAAAAATCTAACATTTTTCTAGATCACTCGACAGAATTATCAAAACTACATATCTTAAATTTTTTGCCAGTCGACGCTACTACTCTCCGAGCCAACTTAACTTGACTTAGAAAGTAAGGGACAAACTGTAGTGGCCAAAAATTGCACCAGGCCCAAATCAATTATGTCATCAACCTAATCAGAAACTATATCCCATTAAACACTAAAGAGACCATCAAGTTAAGTCCGTAAGAAACTACTCTAAACAACCAGGCCCAGTCTATGCCCCAAATAAACCTTAGCCCACTCATCAAGAGTAGTGTTGGATTTTGACTACTCTGTAAGCCCAAAAAGCTTTATAGCACCAAAACAAGTCAAAAACGTGGGCAAGGGAGTTGGGTCAATCTATAACTCACCCAAGAGAATAGGTCTGCCTCCTTTTCAGGAGGAAGATCGATTCTCACGCTCACTCCTCAGTGGCTAAGCAACAAACCATTGAAAACTCTATAAAAACAAGTTTCTGGACCTGAAAAAGAAAAAGGCATTTTTTATTCAAAAACTCAATCTCTCTCGAATACTGTTAGACCAATCACTTAGATCATCCCTCACCACCACGTTATGGTGGATTTATTCACTTGTTGTTTACTTTCTTTACATTTTCTTTATTCTATACTTGAATTGCTTACTGACTTGACTGTCGGAGTCCCTTCGGCTGGCACCACCCCGGTGTCCCAAGGCTTTTACGGTCTTTCTTCCTTTGTTCTACAGGTTGTCAGTGCTCGCGATCCATCCTTTCTGATCATTGTAGATTTCAGCCTCTACATGGTAACACCTAAGGGGGTTGGttgaatttgaaaatcaattggtGATCTCAAACTTTATGAATAGAGACCATTGTTTACTTGTAAGACAACTACTTTTATATCCACAAAGatcttggctagaaaatacaccaaGAGCTTGATAAATCTAGAAAGTTATTTCTTATACTTGAGAGTCCCTTAGTGCTTAAagcttaaaataaattaacattttcatggatttattataaaatatttaataactaaaaatattaattttaatttaatttgtgtctGATTTTTCAGGACCTAAATGCATTTGGGcataaacaaaaagaaagaagaatgaaataactaaaattgaagaaaataagTAAAAGTGACATTTTTGAAGGCCCAAAACCCATATGAGTAGCCCAGGCCCCTTTTCTCTCCTAGCCTATCTGGCACACTAGCTTTGTCTTCACTTtgcaaaaataccaacttttgcgaaaactGCCATTGCAAAAATGCCAATTTCTGCAAAATGCACAACCTTCTGATTTTTAAATGATCAAAACTACATTATTGTTCTATTTGTTGTGGAACTCCATTACTGTCTTCTTCAGCTGAAAATGGAAATCCCAAAAAACCTCCCATTTGAATCTCCATGAAACCCACATTAATCTCAAAGTTTGAGTCCACTATACCCATGAAACTATTTTGTTAATGCTTTTGTGgttttgtttgtaattttttttttgttgttttgttatttttataaataatcaatttgtttatttaaaaatTCAAAGTTTGAATCCATTGAACCCACATAATTCTCAAAGTTTGAGACCATTATACCCATGaaaatgttttgtttatgtttttgtggttttgtttgtaatttttttggttttttttatatgttattttTGCAATTTTTCGATGTGAATTCAATGAAATCTTTAGGTATGTTTTTTAAGGTTTGAATTTAATGACAATTTTTGTTtgtaatctttaaatttcaatTTGTATCAATAAATTTTACAAACTATTTATATAAAAATGAATGTATTTTAAGTGAAAGTATTAGTAGTACGTCTTTTTGGAACACTTGAGTTAAATTTGATCGTGTACCCCATAATTGATGCTTACCATCTAAACATTCTTTTAGAAGCTAAGTATATAAATTTGAAAGAGCTATCAGAATATATAGTCACCTACAATTATTTCGTCACTGCAATTTTCTTTTATAGAACTTTTTGTTCTTGTTTGGTTTTAATCTCGTAAATCCATTTTGTTGTTTTTGTTCTTTTTATcagatttttctttaaaattaacTTGTGAATGTGATTTGATGTACCAATTATTGGTTCATAGCTGAAACATTATTTTAAAACGTTCATTGGCACCCAAAATGCTTTTTTACTGGAAAAGAAAGCCGTTAAAAGTTTATCAATTTAATAAGATATATTACTCTTCTTAAAACTTTTCGAAGTAAGATACATAATTAAAGGTCTCGATTGAACTTTTTATATGCATAAAACATATAAGAATTAAGCATTTGAGTCTCCTCAGAGTCCACCACAAATATCAACTCTTAACAAAAACTACTAACGACTGCAACTACATGTATTATTGCCGTTAAAATATTTGAATTGATACATACGTATAACAATTAACACTATTTAGTATTTATACCACAAACATCATCACTTCATACAAAGATATATAGCAATAACAAGTTCCTTTTTGCCCTAAGACAATGgacaaaaatataaacaaaaaaataaaatcaaagctAGCTAGAAATTAAACATTAAACCAGATTGTCCAAATTTTTCTTGGATGAGTTTTTTTCCACGCTCTGCCATTTGAGGTGTTAAATAGTTCATCCAGTCTCCCATCTCACCTTTCCTAAAGAATGAACTATTGGACAGCTCGAATAACCCAATAGAATATTTACCGGTCTTATTGACACTTAAACTTTTCAAATGCTCCAAGCTACATAATCGTTCTATTTCTTTCGGAACACCTTGGTTTTCTTCCTCAACTGAAAATGGAAATCCCAAAAACTCTGCTatctttttaatgaaaaacaCATTGTCTCTTTTAAGGTCttcatatttcaaaaataatatcTTGTGAGGCATCTCTAAGCTTGCATTCCAAAACCCCAAAACATGGTCCCAAAATGGTCCAAATGCATGGATTCCTTTACAAAACATATCGAAAGACTCTTCTAAATGGCGTGGTTCAATTTTATCCCCAAAAAATTTATGAGAAAAGTGCCAATGAGAAACAAATACATCCAATGGATTTCTACAAATGTATACAATTTTACAATCTGAGTGCTTGATGGAAGGTGGTAATGAAGAGTAAGGAATATGTGTATTCATAATTCTTGGCTTCATGTTTTCGATAGGTAATGATAATTCAAGCAAGGGGATAAGTTGGTGTGGATTGGTAGTAAACAAAGGGCTATTGTTATTATCATTAGTGCGTG from the Humulus lupulus chromosome X, drHumLupu1.1, whole genome shotgun sequence genome contains:
- the LOC133803842 gene encoding cytosolic sulfotransferase 15-like, with the translated sequence MEISNVSMKNKEEEVETDESTVDNILAKLEKVKDPVGDVYRYRYQGFWIREFSIKGLISLQTRFVARNEDILLASCPKSGTTWLKSLVFTIMKRTDFDFKPRTNDNNNSPLFTTNPHQLIPLLELSLPIENMKPRIMNTHIPYSSLPPSIKHSDCKIVYICRNPLDVFVSHWHFSHKFFGDKIEPRHLEESFDMFCKGIHAFGPFWDHVLGFWNASLEMPHKILFLKYEDLKRDNVFFIKKIAEFLGFPFSVEEENQGVPKEIERLCSLEHLKSLSVNKTGKYSIGLFELSNSSFFRKGEMGDWMNYLTPQMAERGKKLIQEKFGQSGLMFNF